The following are from one region of the Methyloversatilis discipulorum genome:
- the merT gene encoding mercuric ion transporter MerT encodes MSEPKTGRGALATGGVAAILASTCCLGPLVLVALGFSGAWIGNLTVLEPYRPIFIGTALVALFFAYRRIFHPVQACKPGEVCAVPQVRGSYKLIFWIVAALVLVALAFPFVVPFFY; translated from the coding sequence ATGTCAGAACCCAAGACCGGTCGTGGCGCGCTGGCCACCGGAGGTGTCGCGGCCATCCTCGCCTCGACCTGCTGCCTCGGCCCCCTCGTGTTGGTCGCGCTTGGCTTTTCCGGCGCCTGGATCGGCAACCTGACGGTGCTGGAGCCATACCGCCCGATCTTCATCGGCACGGCGCTGGTGGCGCTGTTCTTTGCTTACCGGCGCATCTTCCACCCGGTGCAAGCCTGCAAGCCGGGGGAGGTCTGCGCAGTTCCACAGGTGCGCGGCAGCTACAAGCTCATTTTCTGGATCGTGGCCGCGCTGGTTCTGGTCGCGCTCGCCTTTCCCTTCGTCGTGCCATTTTTCTACTGA